Sequence from the Methanocalculus alkaliphilus genome:
ACGACATGGCATTGGAAACGCAATATCACTCCAGGGGGGAGCTGAGTTCATCAGAAATGCCAGCTTCCCGGAGGATACCCCGACCGAGCTTGGGGTTATTTTTGAAAATAATCTCGGGGTCCTATCCGGGGTCCGTGATACAGAGGGAGGGATGCATACCCTCACCTTTCATCAGATAGAATACCGTTTTGGCCTGCTCATCAGGGATGGTTCGTATGAGATCGTCTCTGATACGCTCCGGCTCGGATGTTCCTGCACCTCTGAGGCAGATGCAGACACCCGGGGAGAAGGGGAACTCCTGATAACCCGGAGGGATGACGGTGTCGCCTACGATCTCAGGACACCGGAAGGGATTACCATCGATATCTCTGATATTATCCCTCCATACCTTCAGAACAACACACCACGGCCCGGAACGCTCCTCATCGAAAACCCTCTCCTTGTTCCGATGCCCGGTTTTCAGCGATTCTTCTCTGATATTGCCATCTATGACTTTGATCCCCGGTCGCCGAGAAAGGCGATACCACTCACCGGCAGGAGCGATCTCGAGGAGGATGGATCGAACCTCGCACTGGTCCTCCGGACGATCCTTGCTGATCCCACTAAAAAGAGGAGGCTTGCCAACCTGATGCATGATCTCCTCCCCTTCATCCATGATATCGATGTCAGGAGGTTCATGGACAGCTCGGTATACTTCACCATCACCGAGAGATATGGAAATGATCTGACCCTCCCCTCCTCGGTGATATCGGATGGGACGATCAATGTCATCAACCTCATCGCAGCCCTCTACTTTGAGGAGAAGCCCTTCATCGTCATCGAAGAACCTGAGAAGAATATCCATCCTTACCTCATCGCCAGGGTCGTCTCGATGGTGGCAGATGCCGCCGCAGGCAAGCAGATCCTCATCACCACCCATAACCCGGGGATCGTCCGGTATGCGGATGTCGAGGATATCCTCCTTATATCCAGGGACAAGGATGGGTTCTCTCAGATTGTGCGGCCTGCCCTCCGCGAAGAGGTGAGGACCTTCCTCAAAAATGAGGTTGGCATCGAAGAGCTCTACATCCAGAACCTCCTTGGGCTATGAACCGCCTGTATGTCTTCTGTGAGGGGCCCGATGACATCAGGTTCTTTGAAGGTGTTCTCAGGGAGCATCTCCAGGAAGGATATGATGACATCAGGATGATCGGCTATGCCGGTATGAAGCATATCCGGGTGGACGGATTTATACGGGGAATCGGGGCGATGGGGGATGACTACCTCATGGTCGCCGATATCGATCAGAAGCGGTCGGTCAAGGCGAAGAAGAGGATGCTGATGGACTGGTATCGCGAACTTGATGAGCAGAAGATCATCATCGTCATTAAGGAGATCGAGGGATGGTATCTTGCCGGGCTTGATAAAAAAGCCTCATCACTCCTTGGGATCAGGTACAGCCCGTCAACAGATCGGATCACCAAAGAGCGGTTTAACCAGATGATCCCGGAGAAGTATCATTCCCGGATCGATCTGATGATCGAGATCATCAGGCTCTATACGATAGCAGTTGCCGTCCGGAAGAATCGTTCGTTTAGGTTCTTTCATACGCATTTTCTTGAATAGGAGATGTACGATCACAACCATTATCCTTTTTTTCTGCATAAGGTGATACCAAAGGAGAATGATGATGGATTCATGGAAATGTACAATCTGTGGACATGTATATGACGCAGAGAAGGAAGGAACGCCATTTGAAGAGCTCCCCGAGACATGGGTCTGTCCGGTCTGTGCAGCACGCAAAGCCCTCTTTGTCAAGAAGGAGTGACCCGCATTGGTCGTCCGAAAGGTAACAGATGGAATCTCCTGGATTGGAGCAATCGACTGGGATCGCCGTCTTTTTGATGCCCTTGTTCCGACACCAAAGGGCACCAGCTACAACGCCTATCTGGTACGTGGGGCTGAAAAGACCGCTCTCATCGATACCGTTGATGAAGAGATGGAGATGGAGATGGTCACCAACCTGATGACTGAAAAGGTCAATACTCTCGACTACGTCATCATCAACCATGCCGAACAGGATCACTCCGGCTGCCTCCCGCTCATCCTTGATCTCTATCCGGGTTCGATGGTGGTGACGAATGCAAAGTGCAGAGAGCTTCTCATCGAGTTCTTCGGGATCGAAGACTGCAGAATCATGGTTATTGAGGATCAGCAGACTCTCGATCTCGGCGGGAAGACA
This genomic interval carries:
- a CDS encoding AAA family ATPase, which gives rise to MMRIQRVACRNFKSFSELVVDLDNYNILIGTNAAGKTNFIRILRFFRDIARHGIGNAISLQGGAEFIRNASFPEDTPTELGVIFENNLGVLSGVRDTEGGMHTLTFHQIEYRFGLLIRDGSYEIVSDTLRLGCSCTSEADADTRGEGELLITRRDDGVAYDLRTPEGITIDISDIIPPYLQNNTPRPGTLLIENPLLVPMPGFQRFFSDIAIYDFDPRSPRKAIPLTGRSDLEEDGSNLALVLRTILADPTKKRRLANLMHDLLPFIHDIDVRRFMDSSVYFTITERYGNDLTLPSSVISDGTINVINLIAALYFEEKPFIVIEEPEKNIHPYLIARVVSMVADAAAGKQILITTHNPGIVRYADVEDILLISRDKDGFSQIVRPALREEVRTFLKNEVGIEELYIQNLLGL
- a CDS encoding rubredoxin yields the protein MMMDSWKCTICGHVYDAEKEGTPFEELPETWVCPVCAARKALFVKKE